The Parabacteroides sp. AD58 genome includes a window with the following:
- a CDS encoding 6-bladed beta-propeller — protein sequence MKKIRQILSYFALSISLICASCNTNHVESIDSSSISIDIDNCQDLETQSFIDKIEIIPLETNDNCLLDQYDQVVYCEDLNAYLIIDEQQTVSLFSENGEFIADSKNCRGKGPKEYQILADANYNPFTKSIDILSPYGTIYSYNTDFKFIRKRVLNSDSHQTYSKGYPIGKNTYILQPTILKANDAALYFCDYEKNEIIAINSYEKDFICSLTLGYPPFFKKNGDLYFSPNNLNYHIYKVDTKENKLTPAINFSIENGMISKEELINRFGNMSATQTDRNTLEKTIQTLNDVTTYLLGSEYPIPLIKLCNDSYLYLYMMKKGKRMTVLYNRTNGVTLLQTDKHKKRLSYCTHLEGNTLTSIIQPEEIEKYIDTNLLDDVNKKKLQAVQEDDNPIIVKYQIKE from the coding sequence ATGAAAAAGATAAGACAAATACTAAGTTATTTCGCGCTTTCAATAAGCCTGATCTGCGCTTCATGCAATACGAATCATGTAGAATCCATTGATTCATCGTCTATTTCCATTGATATAGATAATTGTCAGGACTTGGAAACTCAATCGTTTATTGACAAAATAGAAATTATACCCTTGGAAACTAATGATAATTGCCTTTTAGATCAATACGATCAGGTTGTATATTGTGAAGACCTCAATGCCTATTTAATTATTGACGAGCAACAAACCGTGTCTCTGTTTTCCGAAAACGGAGAATTCATTGCTGATTCCAAGAACTGCCGGGGAAAAGGTCCTAAAGAATATCAGATATTAGCTGATGCCAATTATAATCCATTCACCAAAAGTATTGATATATTAAGTCCCTATGGTACAATATATAGTTACAACACGGATTTCAAGTTTATACGGAAACGCGTACTTAACTCTGATAGCCATCAAACTTATTCAAAAGGTTATCCAATAGGTAAGAATACTTATATACTGCAACCTACTATCTTGAAAGCAAATGATGCTGCATTATATTTTTGTGACTACGAAAAGAATGAGATTATCGCAATAAACAGTTATGAGAAAGATTTTATATGTTCGTTGACTTTAGGATATCCTCCATTCTTCAAGAAAAACGGCGACTTATACTTCTCGCCCAATAACCTCAATTATCACATTTATAAAGTAGACACAAAAGAAAACAAACTGACTCCAGCCATTAATTTCTCAATAGAGAATGGAATGATAAGCAAAGAAGAACTCATAAATCGTTTTGGAAATATGTCAGCCACCCAAACGGATCGCAATACACTTGAGAAAACAATTCAGACATTGAACGATGTAACTACATATTTACTTGGCTCTGAATATCCGATTCCACTTATCAAGCTTTGCAATGATTCTTATTTGTATTTATATATGATGAAAAAAGGAAAAAGGATGACTGTCCTTTATAATCGGACGAACGGAGTTACCCTATTACAAACCGATAAACATAAAAAGCGGTTAAGCTATTGTACCCATCTGGAAGGAAATACTTTAACATCAATCATTCAACCAGAGGAAATAGAGAAATACATCGATACCAATCTTTTGGATGATGTGAATAAAAAAAAATTGCAGGCAGTTCAGGAAGACGATAATCCGATCATTGTAAAATACCAGATAAAGGAATAA
- a CDS encoding 6-bladed beta-propeller has translation MKTTHYFIGLSIFLLLVSCIQNKTKNGDVKTILFEDTYTDLAEKINCQFIPLETNDSCLVSTVSDIVFNSSRLYLIDGKSNLVFAFSLSGEFISQVGNVGSGPSEYQYPVNLHIDKIKQELIVADANTPKLVYYGLKTLKYKRQLRSDDYFTNCAWLPNGDIILASGSSYVTPKRERFYAQITDENLKRKQYVCPCSFDPQYRLAIGSVFYTFQDQVYLNLPFLHSVYQISETTCEETYAIELKGFQMPDQNWLKANAEENYFAALSHSDYVSAIQCQETNRYLYITFLVGGGKDYIAFYDKEQKSSMIYSGYDFIKETSLNGLSKVITTYNDTFVATINPDVLKEKGTTIEELAQLSQSLPAESNPILCLFTFK, from the coding sequence ATGAAAACAACACATTACTTCATCGGACTCAGCATTTTTCTATTATTAGTATCCTGTATTCAGAATAAAACAAAGAATGGTGATGTAAAAACAATTCTCTTCGAAGATACATACACAGATCTTGCAGAGAAAATAAACTGCCAGTTTATTCCTTTAGAGACGAACGACAGTTGTCTGGTCTCTACTGTTTCGGATATAGTATTCAATTCATCCCGTCTTTATTTGATTGACGGAAAATCAAATTTGGTATTTGCTTTTTCGTTATCCGGAGAATTTATTTCGCAAGTCGGCAATGTTGGTTCAGGTCCTTCCGAATATCAATATCCGGTTAATCTGCATATCGACAAGATTAAGCAGGAATTAATCGTGGCGGATGCGAATACGCCTAAATTGGTATATTATGGTTTAAAGACATTGAAGTATAAACGGCAACTTCGGTCAGACGATTATTTTACCAATTGTGCCTGGTTGCCTAATGGAGATATCATACTTGCAAGTGGCAGTAGTTATGTAACTCCTAAAAGAGAAAGGTTCTATGCGCAGATTACCGACGAGAATTTAAAGCGGAAACAATATGTTTGTCCTTGTTCTTTCGATCCACAATACCGATTGGCAATAGGTTCTGTATTCTATACATTCCAGGATCAAGTATATCTGAATCTTCCTTTCCTTCACTCGGTCTATCAAATAAGCGAAACGACTTGCGAAGAAACTTATGCAATTGAGCTGAAAGGTTTCCAAATGCCTGATCAAAACTGGCTGAAGGCAAACGCCGAAGAAAATTACTTCGCGGCATTAAGCCATTCGGATTATGTTTCTGCCATCCAATGCCAAGAAACCAACCGTTATCTATATATAACCTTTTTGGTCGGAGGCGGTAAGGATTATATAGCTTTCTATGATAAAGAACAGAAAAGCAGCATGATTTATTCGGGTTACGACTTTATAAAAGAGACTTCTTTAAACGGATTGAGTAAAGTGATCACCACTTATAACGATACATTTGTCGCAACAATCAATCCTGATGTATTGAAAGAGAAAGGAACAACCATTGAAGAACTGGCACAACTCAGTCAATCTCTTCCTGCAGAGAGCAATCCTATTTTATGTCTTTTTACCTTTAAATAA
- a CDS encoding DUF5103 domain-containing protein, with protein MGQIEAQETYHTQIFKPKRIKSLQVVQPDQTFTIPVITLGSGEQILINFDDLTPNYERYAYSIIHCDADWKKSSLNELEYMQGFQGLTIDDFANSFNTTTQYTNYQLLLPNDDIQLKLSGNYAVRVYHEDHPEETVLIACFSVVEPEVGITAEVTGNTLVDTYQQHQQVNFSVQKKNLNIVHPQTDLKIRVVQNNRPDNAVRKVMPSGILSDRIVYENLRELIFPAGNEYRRMEFLSSKYNGMRVEKISYFNPYYHVDLMKDYPSSMATYEYDQDQNGRFYVACSRCDDANTEADYYIVHFTLAMPEAKGGKVYLNGDFTQNTFDENSEMIYNPDSRQYEKAILLKQGNYNYQYLYVPAGETVGQTGSIEGNFHQTENEYTIYVYFRPMGTRYDRLIGVQTVQINGHN; from the coding sequence ATGGGGCAAATAGAAGCCCAGGAAACGTATCATACCCAGATATTCAAGCCGAAACGAATCAAGTCATTGCAGGTTGTTCAGCCGGATCAGACCTTTACGATTCCGGTCATTACGTTGGGCAGTGGAGAACAAATACTGATTAACTTTGATGACTTGACACCCAATTACGAGCGTTATGCCTATTCCATTATCCATTGTGATGCCGACTGGAAGAAATCATCTCTGAACGAACTCGAATACATGCAGGGTTTCCAGGGACTGACGATCGACGATTTTGCCAATTCTTTTAATACCACTACGCAATATACCAATTATCAGCTCTTATTGCCGAATGATGATATTCAGCTGAAACTATCAGGCAATTATGCCGTTCGTGTATATCACGAAGATCATCCGGAGGAAACGGTGCTGATTGCCTGTTTCTCGGTCGTAGAACCGGAAGTAGGCATTACGGCCGAAGTAACCGGAAATACTTTGGTTGATACTTATCAGCAGCATCAGCAGGTGAATTTCTCGGTCCAGAAGAAGAATCTGAATATCGTACATCCGCAGACTGACTTGAAAATCCGGGTGGTGCAGAATAACCGGCCGGACAATGCCGTCCGGAAAGTTATGCCGAGCGGTATCTTGAGTGACCGGATCGTCTATGAAAACCTGCGGGAGCTGATTTTCCCAGCAGGCAATGAATATCGCCGAATGGAATTCTTGTCGAGTAAATACAACGGAATGCGTGTAGAAAAGATTTCTTACTTCAACCCATATTATCATGTAGATCTGATGAAAGACTATCCGAGCAGCATGGCAACGTATGAATATGATCAGGATCAGAACGGGCGTTTCTATGTGGCCTGCAGCCGATGTGATGATGCCAATACGGAAGCCGACTATTACATTGTTCATTTCACCTTGGCAATGCCTGAAGCAAAAGGAGGAAAGGTTTATTTGAACGGAGACTTCACACAGAACACATTCGACGAGAACAGCGAGATGATATACAATCCGGATTCGCGCCAATATGAAAAGGCTATTCTGCTGAAACAGGGGAATTATAACTATCAGTATCTATATGTTCCTGCCGGTGAAACCGTCGGACAAACCGGCAGCATTGAAGGAAACTTTCACCAGACGGAAAACGAATATACGATCTATGTCTATTTCCGTCCGATGGGAACCCGTTATGACCGCCTGATTGGAGTACAGACGGTACAGATCAACGGTCATAACTGA
- a CDS encoding BF3164 family lipoprotein yields MKNYLVTLCLFVGFTSCQPSLKYTDSTSLEWNDFPAVYPVHGTEVKLDEELLRPSRCYFTDQKLILKDDSEDYLLHFYEVDHFQKAGSYFTFGNGPDEYLWINNVWTDDSSLWVSDLRKSAVHRYKRSDFIKNIAPSELMAEKVVRLQDPYSSLVSLPDSSFLTLAGDIRKKRISHYDKNGIFLETAGEFPTWQEELSPFELLEGFRANLVLSPDKKSVFLFYMQTDLIEQYDLQGKLLKRIHGPEKFFPAVKQMLHGTNVHVSSVAGKSRDAYFSPLATSDKIYVLYSGEYFNPEKMNYLKRHLFVFDKDGKPVCRYELDQSIFCFTIDEQNQILYGISDQPEFHILKFELGLNKKSTNL; encoded by the coding sequence ATGAAAAACTATCTGGTTACATTATGTTTATTCGTAGGGTTTACATCCTGCCAACCCAGCTTGAAATATACGGATTCGACGTCTTTGGAATGGAACGACTTCCCTGCTGTTTATCCAGTTCATGGAACGGAAGTGAAACTGGATGAAGAATTATTACGTCCCAGCCGTTGTTATTTTACCGATCAGAAGCTGATCTTAAAAGACGATTCGGAAGACTATCTGTTACATTTCTATGAGGTGGATCATTTCCAGAAAGCAGGAAGTTATTTCACGTTTGGTAACGGACCGGATGAATATTTATGGATAAACAATGTATGGACAGACGATTCTTCTTTGTGGGTGTCTGATCTGCGTAAAAGTGCAGTACATCGGTACAAGCGTTCGGACTTCATCAAAAATATAGCCCCTTCAGAACTGATGGCCGAGAAAGTTGTCAGGCTTCAAGATCCATACAGTTCATTGGTATCTTTACCAGATAGCAGTTTTCTGACATTGGCCGGAGACATCCGTAAGAAAAGAATTTCACATTACGACAAAAACGGAATCTTTCTGGAAACGGCTGGAGAATTCCCGACTTGGCAAGAAGAATTATCTCCATTCGAATTGTTAGAAGGCTTTCGGGCCAATCTAGTACTCAGTCCCGACAAAAAGTCGGTCTTCTTATTCTACATGCAAACAGATTTGATTGAACAATATGACCTGCAAGGCAAGCTATTAAAAAGGATACATGGGCCTGAAAAGTTTTTCCCTGCCGTGAAACAAATGTTGCACGGAACCAATGTACACGTCAGCTCTGTTGCAGGAAAGTCCAGAGACGCATATTTTTCCCCTCTAGCCACAAGCGACAAGATCTATGTCTTATATTCCGGTGAATATTTTAATCCGGAAAAAATGAATTATCTAAAAAGACATCTCTTTGTTTTTGACAAGGACGGAAAACCTGTTTGCCGTTACGAATTGGATCAATCCATATTTTGTTTTACCATAGATGAACAGAATCAAATTTTATATGGAATAAGTGATCAACCCGAATTTCATATCTTGAAATTTGAGTTAGGGCTCAATAAAAAGAGTACAAACTTATAA
- a CDS encoding DUF4221 family protein, producing MRVESVDIKREEINFPPSDVLQLKSYYLTSFNQSGSLPELIGYNYKEHALDCIDLTSKQITQIPLQPEGPQAIVRPTGIYYHSKDSIWLSDESQNVFLLNRTGDVVKRIDLKAYLDEGEELIIRTNHTMSTIHLGYDPNHQSLLCTIKDKSVKPTRFKVKEISLSNQEVSSFDLSASVVEPNIDEGYANMSEPNVSFIGENIIYNYPIESHIYILNRQDGSRKTIEADSEYTPNKANKCSSKTDYSAWVKHGFENPHFYDVMYIPSLKMYVRLHAGPIDLPDANHPEEVVYKRSLYAMFFDSAFQSLEETVLPQGIYNPYTGWSVTPSGIAFFVDGPQSPNETDNLVMEIVSPN from the coding sequence ATGCGTGTTGAAAGTGTTGACATCAAGCGGGAGGAAATAAATTTTCCACCCTCGGATGTCCTACAATTAAAATCTTATTACTTAACTTCTTTCAACCAGTCTGGTTCCTTACCAGAATTAATCGGATATAATTACAAAGAACATGCATTAGATTGTATTGACTTAACTTCCAAGCAAATTACCCAGATACCATTACAACCGGAAGGCCCTCAAGCAATCGTCCGGCCTACAGGCATTTATTACCATTCAAAGGACTCTATCTGGTTGTCCGATGAATCTCAAAACGTATTCCTCTTAAACCGCACCGGGGACGTGGTGAAACGCATCGACCTGAAAGCGTACTTAGACGAAGGGGAAGAACTGATCATCCGCACCAATCATACCATGTCAACCATCCATTTAGGATACGACCCCAACCATCAATCTCTACTATGTACTATAAAAGACAAAAGCGTCAAGCCGACCCGTTTCAAAGTAAAAGAGATCAGCCTGTCCAACCAAGAGGTTTCCAGTTTTGATCTATCAGCTTCGGTTGTAGAACCTAACATTGACGAAGGATATGCCAACATGAGCGAACCCAACGTCAGTTTTATCGGAGAAAATATCATCTATAACTATCCCATCGAATCACATATTTATATATTAAATAGGCAAGATGGCAGTCGGAAAACAATCGAAGCCGATAGTGAATATACTCCCAACAAGGCTAATAAATGTTCTTCTAAAACAGACTATTCCGCATGGGTAAAACACGGATTCGAAAACCCGCATTTTTATGATGTGATGTATATTCCTTCTTTAAAAATGTACGTCCGTTTGCATGCGGGACCGATTGATCTGCCCGATGCCAATCATCCAGAAGAAGTCGTCTATAAACGATCCCTTTATGCCATGTTTTTCGATTCGGCTTTTCAATCTTTAGAAGAAACAGTCCTTCCACAAGGAATCTACAATCCTTATACAGGTTGGAGCGTAACTCCATCCGGAATAGCCTTTTTTGTGGACGGCCCGCAAAGTCCTAACGAAACAGACAATCTGGTGATGGAAATCGTAAGTCCCAACTAA
- a CDS encoding 6-bladed beta-propeller, with protein MMKKYILFLATIFALCSCQNRTEENPGKVQIVSIQDFVGKTLELKDLGCNVQTIRLHTDTAGYIGNIKDICRVDSFFYILDETTFSVSKFNQDGLLLRQISTQGNGPMEYIQPMSLCADKSHVYLLDLPGMSIISYNQDLKAEEEITLSFPCSDFIRTEKGFLCYNMAPTDSLKPLVHISREGKIIDSYSINIFHSQMSLGAKIFSQDDQGNIFINPPITQTIYRWNPDSETVEEYITFDFGSKNYPHDAELDITRLGELPYAFPTYFFHIQESYLYSFLYKGQSYYYQKTSTADKAGSISKQLSYPFFPRWQIGNRLIGTCPSEFLHLGSEQETGEVLLLFTF; from the coding sequence ATGATGAAAAAGTACATTCTGTTTTTAGCCACTATCTTTGCTCTTTGTTCCTGCCAGAACAGGACGGAAGAAAACCCAGGTAAAGTACAAATCGTATCTATCCAGGACTTCGTAGGAAAAACTCTGGAGTTAAAAGACTTGGGATGTAACGTACAGACAATCCGGTTGCATACCGATACGGCCGGATACATCGGAAACATCAAAGACATTTGTCGTGTGGATTCGTTCTTCTATATATTGGATGAAACGACATTTTCGGTTTCCAAATTCAATCAAGACGGACTTCTGCTTCGCCAGATCTCAACCCAAGGGAACGGCCCCATGGAATATATACAACCCATGTCATTGTGTGCAGACAAAAGCCACGTGTATTTGCTTGATTTGCCCGGTATGTCTATCATTTCATACAACCAAGACTTAAAGGCGGAAGAAGAAATAACGCTTTCTTTCCCTTGCTCAGACTTTATCCGGACAGAGAAAGGTTTCCTGTGTTATAATATGGCACCCACAGATTCTCTCAAGCCCTTGGTACACATCAGTCGGGAGGGAAAAATCATTGACAGCTATTCCATAAACATTTTCCATAGTCAGATGTCTTTAGGAGCTAAAATATTCAGTCAGGATGATCAAGGGAATATATTCATTAATCCTCCTATCACCCAGACCATCTATCGGTGGAATCCGGATTCGGAAACTGTAGAAGAATACATAACCTTCGATTTCGGTTCCAAGAATTATCCCCATGATGCCGAATTGGATATAACTCGTTTGGGAGAATTGCCGTATGCTTTCCCGACATATTTCTTCCACATACAAGAATCCTACCTTTACAGTTTTCTGTATAAGGGCCAATCGTATTATTACCAGAAAACATCTACGGCAGACAAAGCGGGTAGCATCTCCAAACAATTATCTTATCCGTTCTTTCCACGATGGCAAATAGGAAACAGATTAATTGGAACATGCCCCAGCGAATTCCTGCATTTGGGTTCCGAACAAGAAACAGGCGAAGTGTTGTTACTCTTCACCTTTTGA
- a CDS encoding GNAT family N-acetyltransferase, with translation MSTVHFRRVTEEDVVPILAIYAPYVTDSAITFEYDVPSEEEFRQRIRTISAEYPYFVCESDGQIIGYAYAHRHMERAAYQWNAEISIYIRQGFTGKGLGKTMCQALIDLLRLQGIRNVFSCVTIPNERSAHLHHSMEFSTEGIFQNAGYKCGKWQTIAWFRKNIAPYTNEPAPFSPISRIDRQLIDSILEKNAASLLPR, from the coding sequence ATGAGTACCGTTCATTTTAGAAGAGTAACCGAAGAAGACGTGGTGCCCATTCTAGCAATCTATGCTCCGTATGTAACAGACAGCGCCATCACGTTCGAATATGATGTGCCAAGTGAGGAAGAATTCAGACAAAGGATCCGGACCATCTCAGCCGAATATCCATACTTCGTCTGTGAATCCGACGGTCAGATCATCGGTTATGCCTACGCTCACCGTCACATGGAGCGTGCCGCTTATCAGTGGAATGCCGAGATTTCCATTTATATCCGCCAAGGTTTTACCGGAAAAGGACTGGGAAAAACCATGTGTCAGGCATTGATAGACTTACTTCGTCTGCAAGGCATCCGGAATGTGTTCAGCTGTGTGACGATACCCAACGAGCGAAGCGCTCACTTGCATCATAGCATGGAGTTCTCGACCGAAGGAATTTTCCAAAACGCGGGTTATAAATGTGGAAAATGGCAAACCATTGCCTGGTTTCGGAAAAACATCGCTCCATATACCAATGAGCCGGCACCTTTTTCGCCTATCAGCCGTATCGACCGGCAGCTAATCGATAGCATTTTAGAGAAGAATGCCGCATCACTTCTTCCGCGATAA
- a CDS encoding BF3164 family lipoprotein produces the protein MRNVYLVLILCCLVGCNHKTEEGKSLMVTHESIQLKNDYLGKPGPIIELDKKIVGIDYELDSCLFYIDMETDSLYRFGPRGVGPGEFIYPYTIQHLDKNHFGIFDLQARKYTQIQIKNHQIHMETPVPVANDKTSQSFDVKQISSNSYLGIGMYPKEMFVFMDSLNNTKSSFFEFPYKDSSEKALKNRLRAMAYQGRLVLNTDRNRLAFTSIWGEIFHIYKVEKDSLVLLNKSEKVYPKYTVEDSQDGYSAPMYGSNIVGYISSTANNQYIYLLYSGTKLEDYAKALKEFDASTIHVFNWEGKKVQTFTLDIPCTNICISSDSQVLWAIANNPDPELVKFNLPTIEK, from the coding sequence ATGAGAAATGTATATTTGGTTTTGATCTTATGTTGTCTGGTGGGTTGTAACCACAAAACAGAAGAAGGAAAGAGTCTTATGGTTACACATGAATCCATCCAGTTGAAGAATGATTATTTAGGCAAACCAGGTCCTATTATTGAGTTAGACAAAAAGATTGTAGGCATTGACTATGAACTCGATTCCTGTCTCTTTTATATAGATATGGAAACAGACAGTCTGTACCGGTTTGGTCCGAGAGGTGTTGGACCCGGTGAATTTATTTATCCGTACACGATACAACATCTGGATAAGAACCATTTCGGCATATTTGACCTTCAAGCCCGAAAATATACCCAAATTCAGATAAAGAATCATCAAATCCACATGGAGACACCCGTACCTGTTGCCAATGATAAAACTAGCCAGTCTTTTGATGTCAAGCAAATCTCAAGCAATTCTTATTTGGGAATAGGTATGTATCCAAAAGAAATGTTCGTCTTTATGGATTCATTAAACAACACGAAAAGTTCATTCTTCGAGTTCCCGTATAAAGATTCAAGCGAAAAAGCACTCAAGAATCGTTTGCGAGCCATGGCTTATCAAGGTCGCCTGGTTCTCAACACAGACAGGAACAGATTAGCATTCACTTCTATATGGGGAGAGATCTTTCATATTTACAAGGTAGAGAAAGACAGTCTCGTTTTATTGAATAAATCAGAAAAAGTTTATCCTAAATATACCGTAGAAGATAGTCAAGATGGATATTCAGCTCCTATGTACGGATCAAACATTGTCGGCTATATTTCTTCTACCGCTAATAACCAATATATATACTTGCTCTATTCAGGCACTAAGTTGGAAGATTATGCCAAAGCCCTAAAAGAATTTGATGCGAGTACAATACACGTATTTAATTGGGAAGGGAAAAAAGTCCAAACATTTACATTAGATATTCCATGTACCAACATTTGTATCAGTTCAGACAGCCAGGTATTATGGGCCATCGCCAATAATCCGGATCCGGAATTAGTTAAATTCAATCTCCCTACAATAGAAAAATAA
- a CDS encoding NVEALA domain-containing protein — protein MKTAMKATAGWNYQQSKQSEDLSELALVNVEALAVGEKPSLYHLFPCPSSWGNECVFSENSERPTYYSPTYCN, from the coding sequence ATGAAAACAGCAATGAAAGCAACTGCTGGTTGGAATTACCAGCAAAGTAAACAAAGTGAAGATTTATCTGAATTGGCATTGGTCAATGTGGAAGCGTTGGCCGTTGGAGAGAAACCTTCTTTATACCATTTATTCCCCTGCCCTTCTTCTTGGGGAAACGAATGTGTATTCTCTGAAAATAGTGAACGTCCTACATATTATAGTCCAACCTATTGTAATTAG
- a CDS encoding 7-carboxy-7-deazaguanine synthase QueE: protein MRKINEIFYSLQGEGFHTGTPALFIRFSGCNLKCPFCDTQHEEGRWMDDEAIWAEVAACPARMVILTGGEPSLWIDDALIDGLHRLGKYVCIETNGTRKVPAGIDWVTCSPKGAPVVLDRIDEVKVVFTGEEDVEVYRQLPAKQYYLQPCSCRNTEEVVDYILKHPEWRLSLQTHKWIQIR from the coding sequence ATGAGAAAGATTAATGAAATATTCTACAGCCTGCAGGGCGAAGGATTTCATACCGGTACACCGGCTTTGTTTATCCGTTTCTCGGGCTGTAACCTGAAATGTCCGTTTTGTGATACGCAGCATGAAGAAGGTCGCTGGATGGACGATGAAGCGATTTGGGCGGAAGTTGCAGCTTGTCCGGCGCGAATGGTTATTCTGACGGGCGGCGAACCTTCGTTGTGGATTGACGATGCCCTGATAGACGGACTGCACCGGCTGGGAAAATATGTTTGCATAGAAACCAACGGCACACGGAAAGTCCCGGCAGGAATAGATTGGGTTACGTGTTCGCCGAAAGGCGCTCCGGTGGTATTGGACCGGATTGACGAAGTAAAAGTAGTCTTTACCGGTGAAGAAGATGTGGAAGTGTATCGCCAGTTACCGGCTAAACAATACTATTTGCAACCCTGTTCGTGCCGGAACACGGAAGAGGTGGTGGATTATATCCTGAAGCATCCGGAGTGGAGGCTGAGCTTGCAGACGCATAAGTGGATTCAGATCCGGTAA
- the guaD gene encoding guanine deaminase, with translation MNEMKLYLGEVFYFTDSPLLSAENIVYEPDSALCVCDGLVVEAGTSAILLQKYPKAEVVDYQGSVLMPGFIDAHLHYVQTEITGMYGRQLLDWLNQYTFPAERAFADTDHCREISHAFLKELFRNGTTTAVAFSSVHPQSADILFEEAFRYNMCMLTGKVQMDQEAPEYLCDTPEQGEADVRALIQKWHRKGRNKYVITPRFAVSCSPAELEACQRIHADYPDTYIQTHLSENKGEVDFVRTLYPDSPDYLSVYEKYGLLTDRTLLAHAIHLSDSERKRIAKAQAIAVHCPTSNGFLGSGLYEMEKANEAGMQTVMGTDIGAGTSFSIFHTLGAAYQVQQLNGYPMSAFEAFYKATLGSAKALHLDQEIGSFLPGRMADFIVVDYNSTFAQLYRYEYLKRTQAWNIENLLFGLMTHADDRAVRATYIAGQCVHER, from the coding sequence ATGAACGAAATGAAACTATATTTGGGTGAGGTATTTTATTTTACAGACTCGCCTTTGCTTTCGGCAGAGAATATCGTATATGAACCCGACAGCGCTTTATGCGTCTGCGATGGATTAGTTGTAGAAGCCGGAACATCGGCTATCCTGCTACAGAAATATCCGAAGGCGGAAGTCGTCGATTATCAGGGTTCCGTCTTGATGCCGGGATTCATCGATGCACATCTTCATTATGTGCAGACCGAAATCACGGGAATGTACGGAAGGCAGTTGCTCGACTGGCTGAACCAATATACGTTTCCGGCCGAAAGAGCCTTTGCCGATACGGATCATTGTCGCGAAATCTCCCACGCATTCCTGAAAGAGCTTTTCCGCAACGGAACGACTACGGCAGTTGCCTTTTCGTCGGTTCATCCGCAATCGGCAGATATTCTGTTTGAAGAAGCTTTCCGATACAATATGTGTATGCTGACGGGGAAAGTCCAAATGGACCAGGAAGCGCCTGAATATCTTTGTGACACGCCGGAGCAAGGAGAAGCCGACGTGCGTGCTCTGATACAGAAATGGCATAGGAAAGGACGAAACAAATATGTCATTACACCTCGCTTCGCTGTCAGTTGTTCTCCGGCCGAGCTGGAAGCCTGCCAGCGGATTCATGCTGATTATCCGGATACGTACATACAGACACATTTATCAGAGAACAAAGGTGAAGTAGATTTCGTCAGGACATTATATCCGGACAGTCCGGATTATCTGTCGGTGTACGAGAAATATGGCTTGCTTACCGACCGGACCTTGCTGGCTCATGCCATTCACCTGAGTGATTCGGAGCGGAAACGTATAGCCAAGGCACAGGCCATCGCCGTACATTGCCCCACATCCAACGGTTTTCTGGGAAGTGGTCTGTATGAAATGGAGAAAGCCAATGAAGCCGGTATGCAAACAGTCATGGGAACGGACATCGGCGCCGGAACTTCTTTCTCGATCTTCCATACATTAGGTGCCGCCTATCAGGTACAACAGTTGAACGGTTATCCGATGTCGGCCTTCGAAGCCTTTTACAAAGCCACTTTGGGCAGTGCGAAAGCCTTGCATCTGGATCAGGAAATCGGAAGTTTTCTGCCGGGAAGGATGGCAGATTTCATCGTGGTGGATTACAATTCTACATTTGCCCAGCTGTATCGCTACGAATACCTGAAGCGGACACAGGCCTGGAATATCGAGAACCTGTTGTTTGGTCTGATGACACATGCCGACGACCGCGCCGTTCGGGCTACCTACATCGCCGGCCAGTGTGTCCATGAGAGATAA